The proteins below are encoded in one region of Balaenoptera acutorostrata chromosome 11, mBalAcu1.1, whole genome shotgun sequence:
- the LOC103007253 gene encoding C-type lectin domain family 12 member B-like, with protein MSNASDCDQPPENTEQTETIPIVDVERPLAVPPPPPPEDEWDPIPEHTNVDASRFSFSVCGIIPVILGVFSLLLLMLCGFFGYQYFQSVQESKSKMKSLIQQTESLQNKEENFLQVQKALDQNKEILLQLQKQNEYITEALQELNVEQGDRCRPSLSHWVQYRDHCYHQTVEIVSWLECSDLCVSLNATFLKTERSRLMYIMKLLAVNHTWLGLSYKEEDNQWKWEDGSLPSPSLNR; from the exons ATGTCAAATGCTTCAGACTGTGATCAacctccag aaaacacagagcagACAGAGACAATCCCTATTGTGGACGTGGAACGGCCTCTTGccgttcctcctcctcctccacctgaggatgaatgggaccCGATTCCTGAGCACACCAATGTGGATG CTTCTcgcttttccttctctgtatgTGGAATAATCCCTGTGATCCTGGGAGTCTTCAGCCTGCTGCTTTTGATGTTGTGTGGATTCTTTGGTTATCAGT ACTTTCAAAGTGTTCAGGAATCAAAGAGCAAGATGAAGAGCCTTATCCAACAGACTGAGTCTTtgcaaaacaaagaggaaaacttTCTTCAGGTCCAAAAAGCTCTTGACCAAAATAAAG AAATCTTACTGCAGCTCCAAAAACAGAATGAGTATATCACTGAGGCTCTACAAGAACTAAATGTGGAACAAG gaGACAGGTGTAGACCTTCTCTGAGTCACTGGGTACAATACAGAGACCACTGCTACCACCAAACCGTGGAAATTGTTTCTTGGTTAGAGTGTTCGGATCTTTGTGTCTCTTTGAATGCTACATTTTTGAAGACAGAAAGGAGTAGATTGATG TACATCATGAAGTTACTTGCAGTAAATCACACTTGGCTTGGCCTGTCTTATAAAGAAGAGGACAATCAATGGAAGTGGGAAGATGGCTCCCTTCCTTCTCCTAGCCT